In the Anaerostipes caccae L1-92 genome, ATATGCATGAGCAACATTGTTTCCGGATACCAGAGCCTCCAGCCAGACTTCCTGATCTTTTATTAAATTCACACTATAAGCAAGTTTTATAATACTGCGGGGTGACCCTGTGGCTGCCTCTTCTATTCCATTTTCAGATAAAACTTCCTTGACTGCCTTCCAAGACTGTTCAAAACAAATTTCATAAAGCGCCACCAGTCCAGTCAATACGACATTGTCATAGGGTTCTTCATATTTATAAATGTCTTCAAGATTGTCCAACGCTTTACAGAAGTTTTCAAATTTTTTCATAGATCACGATCCCTTCCTGATAAATCCTATCTTTTAGTTCCTCCTGTACCGGCAGACTTAAATCTACGATATCATACATCAGCAGCGTAGAAGTCTCCTCATCCACTGCCAGTGCAAAGTTATTTGTATCTCCACCCAATACTGCCAGGTCAATATCACTTCTCTCATGATAATCTCCACGGGCACGCGATCCAAACAAGATTACTTTTTGAACATTGTAATCCACTGCTAATTGTCTGATCTCTTCTAATACTTTTTTCTTTATACCGCTTATTTTCATTATATCCATGTATGTGATTCCTATTTATGGTCTTCTCTTTTTCCACTAATGTAGCATATATATTTGAGGAATGCAATTTAACGATTTTGATTTCTGCACTTCGCAGTCTGCAGTTAACAACTCAAAAAAAGAAGGACGGGCTGTGCCGTCCTTCTGCCTACATTATTTTACGTCCATTTTCTTCATGATTGGAGTAAGACATTCTAAGAGCCGAACGGAAATCATGAAGAAAA is a window encoding:
- a CDS encoding HI0074 family nucleotidyltransferase substrate-binding subunit, encoding MKKFENFCKALDNLEDIYKYEEPYDNVVLTGLVALYEICFEQSWKAVKEVLSENGIEEAATGSPRSIIKLAYSVNLIKDQEVWLEALVSGNNVAHAYNQAIAMDIVKKTKERYVVMFRELRSEIKENWF
- a CDS encoding nucleotidyltransferase family protein, with the translated sequence MDIMKISGIKKKVLEEIRQLAVDYNVQKVILFGSRARGDYHERSDIDLAVLGGDTNNFALAVDEETSTLLMYDIVDLSLPVQEELKDRIYQEGIVIYEKI